A section of the Cottoperca gobio chromosome 17, fCotGob3.1, whole genome shotgun sequence genome encodes:
- the LOC115022155 gene encoding polypyrimidine tract-binding protein 2-like, with protein MDGDVAVGVKRGSEELSMYSSSPNSMTANGSDSKKQRLDESPPSRVLHIRKLPNEVSETEVIALGLPFGKVTNILMLKGKNQAFLELGTEEAAITMVNYYTAVTPQVRNAPVFIQYSNHKELKTDSALNQRAQAVLQAVSAVQDGSSPSSDPGVLDLAPPPSPVLRIIIDNMFYPVTLDVLQQIFSKFGTVMKIITFTKNNQFQALLQFSDPVNAQQAKLSLDGQNIYNSCCTLRIDFSKLVNLNVKYNNDKSRDYTRPDLPTGDGESTNKDHSLLGTPSGALASYSSGGGYSSSLSLSQGGGAISPLSAAAAAAAAAGRVALSGSGVSGVLLASNLNEEMVTPQSLFTLFGVYGDVQRVKILYNKKDSALIQLSDGNQAQLAMSHLNGQKMFGKVMRVTLSKHQTVALPREGLDDQLLTKDFSGSPLHRFKKPGSKNFQNIFPPSSTLHLSNVRDGLGEDDLRLLFSNSGGTVKAFKFFQDRKMALIQMTSVEEAIQTLMDLHNYDMGGNHHLKVSFSKSTI; from the exons ATGGACgg TGATGTTGCGGTTGGTGTGAAG AGAGGCTCAGAGGAGCTCAGCATGTACAGCAGCAGCCCCAACTCTATGACTG CAAACGGCAGTGACAGTAAGAAACAGCGTCTGGATGAATCCCCTCCCTCCAGAGTTCTCCACATCAGAAAACTTCCCAATGAAGTGTCAGAGACTGAAGTCATTGCCTTGGGGCTGCCCTTTGGAAAGGTCACTAATATTCTGATGCTGAAGGGGAAAAACCAG GCGTTTCTGGAGTTGGGTACAGAAGAAGCAGCCATTACTATGGTGAACTACTACACAGCTGTCACGCCACAG GTCAGAAACGCTCCGGTCTTCATCCAGTACTCTAATCATAAGGAACTGAAAACAGACTCTGCTCTGAACCAG AGGGCCCAGGCAGTGTTGCAGGCAGTGTCAGCAGTTCAGGATGGAAGCTCTCCATCCTCTGACCCTGGAGTTTTGGACCTAGCTCCTCCTCCCAGCCCTGTCCTTCGAATTATCATTGACAACATGTTTTATCCTGTCACACTGGATGTTCTTCAACAg ATCTTCAGTAAGTTTGGGACCGTAATGAAGATTATAACGTTCACCAAGAACAACCAGTTTCAGGCTCTTCTGCAGTTCAGCGACCCCGTCAATGCACAGCAAGCTAAACTG TCTTTGGATGGACAGAACATCTATAATTCATGCTGTACTCTGCGGATAGACTTCAGTAAACTGGTCAACCTCAACGTCAAATACAACAATGATAAGAGTCGAGATTACACCAGACCTGACCTTCCTACTGGAGACGGAGAGTCAACCAACAAGGATCATTCTTTATTGG GTACCCCATCTGGAGCGCTAGCTTCCTACTCTAGTGGAGGAGGTtactcatcttctctctccctctcgcagGGTGGAG GAGCCATCAGTCCTCTGAGTGCtgcggcagcagcggcagcagctgcCGGTCGTGTTGCGCTGTCTGGGTCCGGAGTGTCAGGAGTCCTGTTGGCATCCAACCTAAATGAAGAG ATGGTCACGCCTCAAAGTCTCTTTACCCTCTTCG GAGTCTATGGTGATGTGCAGAGGGTGAAGATCCTCTACAACAAAAAGGACAGTGCTCTGATACAGTTGTCCGATGGCAACCAGGCTCAGCTGG CTATGAGCCACTTGAATGGTCAGAAGATGTTTGGTAAAGTTATGAGAGTGACACTGTCCAAACATCAGACTGTGGCTTTACCCAGAGAAGGACTGGATGACCAACTACTAACTAAAG ATTTTTCTGGCTCTCCTCTCCATCGCTTTAAGAAGCCAGGATCCAAAAATTTCCAGAACatctttcctccctcttcaaCACTTCACCTCTCCAATGTCCG GGATGGACTTGGAGAGGATGATCTTCGTCTTCTGTTCTCCAACAGTGGAGGAACTGTCAAGGCCTTCAAGTTCTTCCA GGACCGTAAAATGGCCTTGATCCAGATGACGTCGGTCGAGGAAGCAATCCAGACTCTGATGGACCTTCACAACTATGACATGGGAGGGAATCACCATCTGAAAGTTTCCTTTTCAAAGTCTACCATCTAA
- the LOC115022154 gene encoding dihydropyrimidine dehydrogenase [NADP(+)]-like, which translates to MVCPTSELCVGGCNLYASEEGPINIGGLQQFATEVFSKMGIPQIRNPELPPANEMPESYHTPIALIGCGPASVSCASFLARLGYDNITIFERQKYIGGLSTAEIPQFRLPYEVVQFEIDLMKDLGVKVVCEKGLGVEGMTLTSLKEEGFKAVFIGIGLPQANRAKIFQGLTMDQGFFTSKDFLPMVASASKKGMCQCRSSLPELSGIVIVLGAGDTAFDCATSALRCGARRVYVCFRKGFTNIRAVPEEMELAKEEQCEFLPFLSPREVIMKNGRVAGLQFCRTEQTEEGDWLEDEDQVVRLKANYIISAFGSMLNEPQVSEAMAPVKITRWGTPEVNADTMQTSEPWVFAGGDIAGLANTTVESVNDGKQASWHIHRYMQSLHGQPVDPVPKLPLFYSAIDEVDISVEVCGIKFPNPFGLASAPPTTSTAMIRRAFEQGWGFALTKTFGLNKDLVTNVSPRIVRGTTSGHMFGPGQGSFLNIELISEKTAAYWCQSVAELKKDFPNNVVISSIMCSYNKEDWTELAKMAEESGADALELNLSCPHGMGERGMGLACGQDPVMVRNICRWVRETITIPFFAKLTPNVTDIVDIAKAAHEGGADGVTATNTVSGMMGLKADGSPWPSVGEGKRTTYGGVSGNAIRPIALRAVSAIARAIPGFTVLATGGIDSAESGLQFLHAGASVLQVCSAVQNQDFTVIEDYCVGLKALLYLKSLELKDWDGQSPPTERHQKGKPVPRLEDLVGKSLPSFGPYLQQRTDAIADYKKKVRNATSEEMDAGIHRVNPSKKPVPAVKDVIARALRHIGAYQELNNMEQVQALIDEEMCINCGKCYMTCNDSGYQAITFDPETHLPMVTDSCTGCTLCLSVCPIIDCIKMVTMTKPYKPKRGVPVSPVC; encoded by the exons ATGGTGTGTCCCACATCAGAGCTGTGTGTCGGGGGCTGCAATTTATATGCTTCTGAGGAGGGACCCATTAATATCGGAGGGCTTCAGCAGTTTGCTACCGAG GTGTTTAGCAAGATGGGCATCCCTCAGATCAGGAATCCTGAACTGCCACCAGCCAATGAGATGCCAGAGTCTTACCACACCCCTATagctctgattggttgtggCCCAGCATCAGTCAGCTGCGCCTCCTTCCTGGCCCGTCTTGGATATGATAATATTACCATATTTGAGAGACAGAAGTACATTGGAGGGCTGAG CACAGCAGAAATCCCTCAGTTCCGGCTTCCCTATGAGGTTGTGCAGTTTGAAATAGACCTGATGAAGGATTTGGGAGTCAAG GTGGTGTGTGAGAAGGGTCTAGGTGTTGAGGGAATGACTTTGACGTCCCTGAAAGAGGAAGGATTTAAGGCTGTCTTCATTGGGATTG GTCTTCCTCAAGCCAACAGAGCTAAAATCTTCCAGGGTTTAACTATGGATCAAGGTTTCTTCACTTCCAAAGATTTTCTGCCCATGGTGGCCTCGGCCAGCAAGAAAG GTATGTGTCAGTGCCGCTCCTCTCTGCCGGAGTTAAGCGGTATAGTGATCGTTTTGGGCGCCGGTGACACTGCGTTTGACTGCGCCACCTCTGCTCTTCGCTGTGGAGCCAGGAGAGTCTATGTCTGCTTCAGGAAGGGATTCACTAACATCAGGGCTGTTCCTGAGGAG aTGGAGTTGGCTAAGGAGGAGCAGTGTGAGTTCCTGCCCTTCCTGTCTCCTCGTGAGGTCATCATGAAGAACGGTCGGGTTGCCGGGTTACAGTTCTGTCGCACCGAGCAGACTGAGGAAGGTGATTGGCTGGAAGATGAGGACCAAGTTGTCAGGCTGAAGGCCAATTACATCATCAGTGCCTTTGGGTCCATGCTCAACGAGCCGCAAG tGAGTGAGGCCATGGCTCCTGTGAAGATAACCCGCTGGGGTACTCCAGAGGTGAACGCTGACACCATGCAGACCAGTGAGCCCTGGGTGTTTGCAGGAGGAGACATTGCTGGTTTGGCAAACACCACGGTGGAATCAGTGAACGATGGCAAACAGGCTTCATGGCACATTCACAGATACATGCAG TCTCTTCATGGACAGCCAGTGGACCCAGTTCCAAAGCTGCCGTTGTTCTACAGTGCTATAGATGAGGTGGACATCAGCGTTGAAGTTTGTGGAATAAAGTTTCCCAACCCGTTCGGCCTGGCATCTGCTCCTCCCACCACCAGCACAGCTATGATCAGGAGAGCTTTTGAACAAGGATGGGGCTTTGCTCTGACCAAGACGTTTGGACTGAATAAG GATCTGGTGACCAACGTGTCTCCTCGTATTGTGCGTGGCACCACCTCAGGTCATATGTTTGGACCAGGTCAAGGCTCCTTCCTCAACATCGAGCTCATCAGTGAGAAGACAGCAGCCTACTGGTGTCAGTCAGTCGCTGAGCTAAAGAAGGACTTCCCTAATAAT GTGGTGATCTCCAGTATAATGTGTAGTTACAACAAGGAAGACTGGACAGAACTAGCCAAGATGGCAGAG GAATCAGGAGCAGATGCATTGGAGCTGAACCTGTCCTGTCCTCATGggatgggagagagaggcatGGGACTGGCCTGtggacag GACCCGGTAATGGTGCGTAACATCTGTCGTTGGGTGCGTGAAACCATTACTATTCCGTTCTTTGCCAAACTGACACCAAACGTTACCGATATTGTCGACATCGCCAAGGCTGCTCATGAAG gTGGAGCAGATGGAGTAACAGCTACCAACACAGTCTCAGGCATGATGGGGCTGAAGGCCGACGGCTCCCCCTGGCCGAGTGTTGGAGAGGGCAAACGCACCACGTATGGAGGGGTGTCTG GTAATGCCATCAGGCCCATTGCTCTCAGAGCAGTATCAGCCATCGCCAGAGCAATTCCTGGTTTTACAGTTCTGGCCACCGGAGGTATTGACTCAGCAGAAAGCGGACTACAGTTCCTTCACGCTGGAGCCTCAGTGTTACAG GtttgcagtgcagtgcagaacCAGGACTTCACAGTGATTGAAGATTACTGTGTGG GTCTGAAGGCCTTGTTGTACCTGAAAAGCCTGGAGCTGAAGGACTGGGACGGTCAGTCTCCTCCAACAGAGAGACATCAGAAGGGAAAACCAGTTCCCAGGCTGGAAGACCTGGTGGGAAAG agcctCCCTAGCTTTGGTCCGTACCTCCAGCAGAGGACAGACGCCATCGCCGACTACAAGAAAAAGGTCAGAAATGCAACAAGTGAAGAAATGGATGCCGGCATCCACCGAGTCAACCCGTCCAAAAAGCCTGTACCTGCTGTCAAG gatGTGATAGCCAGAGCGTTGCGCCACATTGGAGCATACCAGGAACTTAACAACATGGAGCAG GTCCAGGCTCTGATCGATGAAGAGATGTGCATCAACTGTGGGAAATGTTACATGACCTGCAATGACTCTGGATACCAG GCTATAACGTTCGACCCAGAGACCCATCTTCCCATGGTGACTGACAGCTGCACAGGCTGCACTCTGTGCCTCAGCGTCTGTCCCATCATAGACTGCATCAAGATGGTTACCATGACAAAGCCCTATAAACCCAAGAGGGGTGTGCCCGTTAGTCCTGTCTGCTGA